In the genome of Neisseria lactamica, the window CCACGGCGACAATCAGGGAAGACCGCGCGCACAGCGTGTTCATAATGTCGAACAGCACATCGTTGCCCACCAGGCGCGCCAGTTCGACGTGAAAGGCATTGGACAGGCGGTTCCAGCCGACGCGGTCGCCCCTGCCGGAAGCCTCTTCTTCGCGCCTTATCATCGCATAAAGCGGCTTGAGGCGCGTTTCCAAATCCGGCAAATCTGCGAGGATATTCAAAATCATCGTCTCCATTTCGATGCGCGCATTGAACACATCCTGCATTTCTTTCAAATCGGGAACGTGGACGAATGCGCCCCTGTTGGGTTGCAAATCGACAATCTTGTCGTGCGCCAAAAGCGACAGCGCGCCGCGGACGGTGTTGCGCGAACACACCATCTGGCGGCAAAGTTCGGACTCGGTCAGCTTTTTGCCGGGCAGCAGCACCTGATCGGTAATGCCGTCCAAAATCAGAGCGTAAACACGGAACAGCTCCGAATCGTGCCGCTCTTCGAGAATCAGGGAAGACGTGGTCGGCGCATGGATAATGTCGTCGTTTTCAAAGTTCATGATGTTTTCCGTATTTTTACGCTTTCAAATTTTTTAAGATGTTTTAAGGCGGCTGTGTTTCAAATCGTGTCGGAGGAATTAAAGCATTGCACAAATTTATTTTATAGTGGATTAACAAAAATCAGGACAAGGCGACGAAGCCGCAGACAGTACAAATAGTACGGAACCGATTCACTTGGTGCTTCAGCACCTTAGAGAATCGTTCTCTTTGAGCCAAGGCGAGGCAACGCCGTACTGGTTTTTGTTAATCCACTATAATTCAATAAATTAATATATGGCTTAAAATAACGGGATGCCCGCCTTCCGCCCACCTGCAGAAGCAGTCGGGTATCATTTTAAAACGCAGCATTTAAAATTTGACCGAAAATTGTTGACAATCCGGAATCAAGCCTGCACAATACCCCGACAAGTCCAAGTATTATAAAGGCTGAATAAAGAGGAAATAGCAGGCAGATATATTCGGGAGGTGCAGTCCGAATATATCTGCTTTTTTATGCTCTTCCGACCTGCCTGCCGCGCTTTTCCCCCTTCAGACGGCATCGGATATTTTCCTCATAATGATGCTTATTTCTCCGCTCCGGCAATTTCAAAACTATGGGTAATCTTTGCCGCTTTGCCCAACATAATCGAAGCCGAACAGTATTTTTCGGCAGACATCTGCACGGCGCGCCCAATGGCCGATTCTTTCAAATCGTGCCCGAATACTTTGAAATGGATGTGGATTTCGGTAAACACGCGCGGCGCATCGTCCGCCCGTTTCGCCGTAACCGTCGCCCGGCAGTCAGTCACTTTCTGACGCTGTTTTTCGGCAATCATCACCACATCGATGCTCGAACAGCCCGCCACGCCCAACAGCAGCATCTCCATCGGGCTGGGGCCGCGTTTGACCGCGCCTTCTGCCGCCGCACCTTCCATAACGACGCTGTGTCCGCCTTCCGTCGTGCCGACAAAACACATCCCGTCTATCCATTTTGATGTAACCTGCATCGTTCCTCCCTCCGGATAATCACATTAAAACCGCCCTGCATATGGCGTTATTGCAAACAATTTCAAGCAGCCGGCACAAAAGCCGGAATTGCCGCCTAAGGTTTGGCGGGCCGTCCGTCGATTTGTGCCGATTTGAGTTTCAAGGTATAGGTTTTGCCGTCGTCGGTATAGCCGATTTGCGCCGGAATATTGTGCAGGGACGGCGCGAAGAAATAGCTTACCGTATCATCCCCCCGCCGAACCTGATATTTGACAACCTCGGTTTCCGCGCCGCCTATGCTGTACGTTCCCGTACCGGTTTTGTTCAAACCGCCGACGGAATAGAGTTTTTTGCCGTTGGTGATTTTCAGTCCCGGAGGGAGTTTCGCATCATTTGCCGCCAGCTGCCAGGCAAGCGTGAACAAATCCATAGCCCGGGGGCTTTGCTCGGTTTTGCCCTCGCCTGCTTTGCCGTAGGTTACGCTGCCGTCGGCGAATTTGGCCTCCGCATACAGTTTGCCCCTGCGTATGTCTTTATAGTAGGCAGGGTGCAGGGTATTGCCGGCAACCGTACCGCCGGACTCGAAACGGATATTGTATAGCGGCACTTTAATCGTCGAAACAATTTTATAAGCATTGCCGCTGCGTTCAAATGTCATCGTGGCGGGAATGCCGTAGCTGCCCGAATAATGCAGCACGGCGGATTGGGGCAGCCCTGCCGCATACGCGCACGGCAGGATGGCGGACAAAATGGTGGCGGAAAATATATTTTTAAAAGTCTTCATCATTTGCTCCCGCCCGGTTTACGCCGTCAGAAAACGGGCGGCATCGGTGTTTTCCGAATTTCTGACGCGGTTTCCCTCGATAATCAGGCGGCCGGCGGCAAAATCGGCAACGGCTTTCGGATAGAGTCTGTGTTCGACAGCCAAAACCCGGGCAGCAACATCGTCTGCCGTATCGCCGTCGAGTATCGGCACAACCCCTTGCGACACAATCGGGCCGCAATCCAGTTCGGCAGTAACGAAATGGATGGTGCAGCCGGCAACGCGGCAACCCGCCTCCAAAGCGCGTTCGTGCGTATGAAGTCCGGTAAACGAGGGCAGGATGGACGGATGGATGTTCATCAGCCTGCCTTCGTAACGGGCGCAGAACTCAGGGGTCAGAATCCGCATAAAACCTGCCAAAACCACCAAGTCGGGTTGATATGCGTCAATTTTTTCCATCATGGCCGTATCGAAAGCAAGTCGTGATTCAAAGTTTTTATGGTTCAGGCTGCCGGTCGGGATGCCGCGTTCTGCCGCCCATTGCAAACCGGCAGCCGTTTCGCTGTTGCTCAACACGGCGGCAATGCGGACGTTGGGAATGGCGGCGTTGATGATTGCCTGCATATTGCTGCCGCGTCCGGAAATCAGGATGACGATGTTTTTCATAATGGTGCGCTTTTGAAAGGGATGCCGTCTGAACCGCTGTTTGGTGGCTTCAGACGGCATTTGCCGTAAAAATGCCCGAAAACCTGTTTCGGGCAAGGATTCGGACTTAATTTACTTTTTTGATGTCGACTTGAACCGGCTGCTTGGCGGGCGCGTTTTCCGGCGCACCGACTTTAACCAGTTTCACATCAAATACCAAAGTGGCGTTCGGGCCGATTTTTTCGCCCGCGCCCTGTTCGCGGTAGGCAAGGTTGGACGGAATGTAGAACGTGGCTTCGCCGCCTTCTTTCAGAAGCTGTACGCCCTCTGTCCAACCGGGGATTACTTGGCTTAACGGGAAGGTTGCCGGACCGCCGTTGGCTTTGCTGCTGTCGAATACCGTACCGTCAATCAGGCGGCCTTCGTATTCCACAGTAACGATGTCGTCTTTGGTCGGCTGTTTGCCTTCGCCCTGTTTGGTGATTTTGTATTGCAGGCCGGAAGCGGTGGTTTTCACACCTTCTTTGGCGGCATTTTCCTTCAGGAAGGCTTCGCCTTTTTCTTTATTGGCCTTCGCGTCCGCCTTGTGTTTTTCTACGGCTTTGGCCTGTTGTTCCTGCAGGAATTTCATCATCACTTCCTGAGCCTGCTCTTCGGTCATTTTGATTTCTTTGCCTTCATACACTGCCTGCATGGCTTCGGTAAAGACTTTCAAATCGATTTCCGCGCCCTGTTCCTTCATTTGCTTGAGGGAGCGTCCGATGTCCACGCCCATCGCATAGCTTGCCTGCTGCATCGTGCTGCCGATTGAAGAGGTGTCGCCCTGCGCGGCAGAGGCTGCGGCAGGTTCGGATGCGGTTGCGGCGGGAGTGGCTTCTTTTTTGCCGCAGGCGGAAAGCGCCAAAGCGGCGGAAAGGGTCAGTGCGCTGATTTTGAAAATGGTGTTCATAATGGCTCTTCGCTGTTTATCAAGGTCGGAAAAACGGGATTATAGCCGAGTTTGAATCAAATAGAATCAAAGCGGTTTAAATTTTGTAAGCATGGCGGCAAGACAACATTAACCCCTCCCGCCCATATCGTGATGCCCGATGTCGAAACCGCTTTTACGGTAGGCGGCAAAACGCCCGCGCGCTTCGGCAAGTTCCTCAAGGCTGCCGCCGACGATTTCCAGGATGCGTTCCGGCAATACGGGCGCGGCGTTCCAAAAATCATCCGACAAATTGAGAACAGTCATATCTGCCGCAATTTCGGGAATCCTATCGCCCGCCGCCAGCAAAACCGGCGTATCCGCCGGCATCGGACATCCCGCCTCCCAAATTTCATGCGGGACGAAACTTTCCGCTTCATATCGCCAGAGCGCTTTGTCCAATTCTTGAACCTGCCCGAACGAGTCGGACCACACCAGCACCCTGCCCCCGTCACGGATGGCGCGCGCAATCAGCCGGCAGGTAAAAAGGGGGATTTGTCCAACATGGGTATAAAAGGTAACTTTCGGCATATTGTTTGAGCATTTGGCAGGACGATGCCGTCTGAAAGGCTTCAGACGGCATTGCGGCAAAATTAAAGATTCCGCAGATAGTTCAGCAGCAGGGGAACGGGACGGCCGGTCGCACCTTTTTCACCGCCGGATTTCCACGCCGTACCCGCGATGTCGAGGTGCGCCCACGGATAGTCTTCGGTGAAGTAAGACAGGAAGGTGGCGGCGGTAATCGTGCCCGCACCGGGCGTGCCGATGTTGGGGATGTCGGCGAAATTGGATTTGAGCTGGTCTTTATAGGTTTCAAAGAGCGGCAGTTGCCACGCTTTGTCGTCCACGTTGCGGGAAGCGGCAAGCAGGCTGTCGATCAAATCCTGATTGTTGCCCATCACGCCGCTGACATCATGACCCAAGGCGACAATACACGCCCCCGTTAAAGTCGCCACATCAATCACGGCCTTAGGTTTGAACTGCTCGGCGTAAGTGAGCGCGTCGCACAAAATCAGACGGCCTTCGGCATCGGTGTTCAATACTTCGATGGTCAAGCCTTTCATACTTTTCACGACATCGCCCGGTTTGTTTGCCGCACCGGAAGGCATATTTTCACAAGTGGCGACGACGGCAATCAGATTAATCGGCAGTTGCAGCTTGACGGCGGCGCAGAAGGTGCTGATGACTGTTGCCGCGCCGCACATATCAAACTTCATTTCGTCCATGTTCAGGCCAGGTTTGAGGGAAATGCCGCCGGTGTCGAAGGTAATGCCTTTGCCGACCAATACCACAGGCGCGGCTTCTTTGTCCGCCTCACCGAAATAGCTCAGTTCGACCAAATAGGGATCTTCGACGCTGCCTTTGGCGACAGACCAGAACGAACCCATGTTTTCTTTGATGTAGTCTTTTTCAATGATTTTGGCGTGTGCGCCCAGTTTTTCGGCTTCGGCTTTGGCGGTGCGCGCTAAAAATTCGGGCGTGCATTCGTTGGGCGCGGCATTGCCCAAGTCACGGCAGAGGCTTTGTCCGTAAACCTGCGCTTCGGCGACGCGCAAGGCTTCTTTGACGGCGGCTTCATGTGCGCTGTGGAACACGGCTTCTGCAAATTTGGCGGGCTTGGCTTCTTTTTTGTAGCGGTCGAAACGGTAGGCGGCATTGCCGAATGCAATCGCAAACGCTTCGGCAACGGCTGCGGCCTGCGCTTCTTCAAACGCATAAACATCTACATTGACCGTTTCCTGATTTTGAGCCCATTTGGCGGCTTCGGCGGCGGCTTTGTTCAGCGCGGCGCGATCGGTGCTTTTCAGACGGCATACGGCAACAGCCTGCAAACCGTTGTCCGTCGGAATTTTAGTGTCGGCAAAAATTTGACCTTCTTCAAGCGAAGACAAAAGGGCAAGGGCGGTCGGGTTGCCCAGTTGCGATGCTTCGGCACAGACAAATAGCTGTGCGCCTGCCTGTTGCGCCTGCAAAGTTTCGGCTTTTGTGCTAAATTTCACGTTTATCCTCCTGATTGTGGCGGTTTCGGTAGTTTCAGACGGCCCTTCGCATCAAAAGGCCGTCTGAAGACGGTTGGCACGATTGTACCCCATTTGAAGCGCCGTCTGAAACCTTGCGCGGACAATCCGCCTGCGCCGAACCGCTGCCGCGATTCTATGATTTACCAAAGAAACCTCATCAAAGAACTCTCTTTTACCGCCGTCGGCATTTTCGTCGTCCTCTTGGCGGTGTTGGTCTCCACACAGGCGATCAACCTGCTCGGACGCGCCGCCGACGGGCGCGTCGCCATCGATGCCGTACTGGCATTGGTCGGCTTTTGGATTATCGGGATGACCCCGCTTTTGCTGGTTCTGACCGCATTCATCAGCACGCTGACCGTATTGACCCGCTACTGGCGCGACAGCGAAATGTCGGTCTGGCTCTCCTGCGGGTTGGCATTGAAACAGTGGATACGCCCGGTAATGCAGTTTGCCGTGCCGTTTGCCGTTTTGGTTGCCGTGATGCAGCTTTGGGTGATGCCGTGGGCGGAACTGCGCAGCCGCGAATATGCCGAAATATTGAAGCAGAAGCAGGAATTGTCTTTGGTGGAAGCAGGCAGGTTCAACACTTTGGGCAAGCGCAACGGCAGGGTTTATTTTGTCGAAACCTTCGACACCGAATCCGGCATCATGAAAAACCTGTTCCTGCGCGAACAGGACAAAAACGGCAACGACAACATTATCTTCGCCAAAGAAGGCAATTTCTCGCTGAACGACAACAAACGCACGCTTGAATTACGCGACGGCTACCGTTACAGCGGCACACCCGGCAAAGCCGATTACAACCGCGTTTCTTTCCGGCATCTCAGCCTGATTATCAGCACCACGCCCAAACTCATCGACCCTGTTTCACACCGCCGCACCATTCCGACCGCCCAACTGATCGGCAGCAGCAACCCGCAACATCAGGCGGAATTGATGTGGCGCATCTCGCTGACCGTCAGCGTTTTGCTGCTGTGCCTGCTCGCCGTGCCGCTTTCCTATTTCAACCCGCGCGGCGGACACACCTACAATATCTTGATTGCCATCGGTTTGTTTCTAATTTACCAAAACGGGCTGACCCTGCTTTTTGAAGCCGTTGAAAATGGAAAAATCCATTTCTGGCTCGGACTTCTGCCTATGCACATCATCATGTTTGCCGTTGCACTCATTCTGTTGCGCGTCCGCAGTATGCCCGCGCGGCCATTTTGGCGGGCGGTTGCCGAAAGCCTGACACCGAAAGGCAGAAAATGAACCTGATTTCACGCTACATCATCCGCCAAATGACGGCGATGACCGTTTACACCCTCCTCGCCTTCCTCGCTTTGTACAGCTTTTTTGAAATCCTGTACGAAACCGGCAACCTCGGCAAAGGCAGCTACGGCATATGGGAAATGCTGGGTTACACCGCCCTCAAAATGCCCGCCCGCGCCTACGAACTGATGCCCCTCGCCACCCTGATAGGCGGGCTGCTTTCTCTCGGCAGGCTGGCTGCCGACAGCGAACTGACCGTCATCAAGGCAGGCGGTGTAAGCACCCGGAAACTATTATCGGTCCTGTCGCAGTTCGGGCTGATTTTCGCCCTCGCCACCGCCGCGCTCGGCGAATGGATTGCCCCCGCGCTGAACCAAAAAGCCGAAAACATCAAAGCCGCCGCCATCAACGGCAAAATCAGCACCGGCAATACCGGCCTTTGGCTCAAAGAACAAAACAGCATCATCAACATACGCGAAATGCTGCCCGACCATACCCTGCTGGGCATCAAAATTTGGGAGCGCAACGATAAAAACGAACTGGTGCAGGCAACGGAAGCCGAGTCCGCCGTTTTAAACGACGACGGCAGCTGGCAGTTGAAAAACATCCGCCGCAGCACGCTTGGCGAAGACAAAGTCGAAACCTCCTCCGCAGCCGAAGAAAACCTGCCGATTTCCGTCAAGCGCAACCTCATGGAAGTGTTGCTCGTCAAACCCGATCAAATGTCCGTCGGCGAACTGACCGC includes:
- a CDS encoding FKBP-type peptidyl-prolyl cis-trans isomerase, yielding MNTIFKISALTLSAALALSACGKKEATPAATASEPAAASAAQGDTSSIGSTMQQASYAMGVDIGRSLKQMKEQGAEIDLKVFTEAMQAVYEGKEIKMTEEQAQEVMMKFLQEQQAKAVEKHKADAKANKEKGEAFLKENAAKEGVKTTASGLQYKITKQGEGKQPTKDDIVTVEYEGRLIDGTVFDSSKANGGPATFPLSQVIPGWTEGVQLLKEGGEATFYIPSNLAYREQGAGEKIGPNATLVFDVKLVKVGAPENAPAKQPVQVDIKKVN
- a CDS encoding OsmC family protein; the encoded protein is MQVTSKWIDGMCFVGTTEGGHSVVMEGAAAEGAVKRGPSPMEMLLLGVAGCSSIDVVMIAEKQRQKVTDCRATVTAKRADDAPRVFTEIHIHFKVFGHDLKESAIGRAVQMSAEKYCSASIMLGKAAKITHSFEIAGAEK
- the lptF gene encoding LPS export ABC transporter permease LptF; translation: MIYQRNLIKELSFTAVGIFVVLLAVLVSTQAINLLGRAADGRVAIDAVLALVGFWIIGMTPLLLVLTAFISTLTVLTRYWRDSEMSVWLSCGLALKQWIRPVMQFAVPFAVLVAVMQLWVMPWAELRSREYAEILKQKQELSLVEAGRFNTLGKRNGRVYFVETFDTESGIMKNLFLREQDKNGNDNIIFAKEGNFSLNDNKRTLELRDGYRYSGTPGKADYNRVSFRHLSLIISTTPKLIDPVSHRRTIPTAQLIGSSNPQHQAELMWRISLTVSVLLLCLLAVPLSYFNPRGGHTYNILIAIGLFLIYQNGLTLLFEAVENGKIHFWLGLLPMHIIMFAVALILLRVRSMPARPFWRAVAESLTPKGRK
- the lptG gene encoding LPS export ABC transporter permease LptG, coding for MNLISRYIIRQMTAMTVYTLLAFLALYSFFEILYETGNLGKGSYGIWEMLGYTALKMPARAYELMPLATLIGGLLSLGRLAADSELTVIKAGGVSTRKLLSVLSQFGLIFALATAALGEWIAPALNQKAENIKAAAINGKISTGNTGLWLKEQNSIINIREMLPDHTLLGIKIWERNDKNELVQATEAESAVLNDDGSWQLKNIRRSTLGEDKVETSSAAEENLPISVKRNLMEVLLVKPDQMSVGELTAYISHLENNRQNTQIYAIALWHKLVYPVAAWVMALVALAFTPQTTRHGNMGLKLFGGICLGLLFHFAGRLFGFTARLYGVPPFLAGILPTALFALIGIWLIRKQEKR
- a CDS encoding DNA polymerase III subunit chi, whose protein sequence is MPKVTFYTHVGQIPLFTCRLIARAIRDGGRVLVWSDSFGQVQELDKALWRYEAESFVPHEIWEAGCPMPADTPVLLAAGDRIPEIAADMTVLNLSDDFWNAAPVLPERILEIVGGSLEELAEARGRFAAYRKSGFDIGHHDMGGRG
- a CDS encoding leucyl aminopeptidase → MKFSTKAETLQAQQAGAQLFVCAEASQLGNPTALALLSSLEEGQIFADTKIPTDNGLQAVAVCRLKSTDRAALNKAAAEAAKWAQNQETVNVDVYAFEEAQAAAVAEAFAIAFGNAAYRFDRYKKEAKPAKFAEAVFHSAHEAAVKEALRVAEAQVYGQSLCRDLGNAAPNECTPEFLARTAKAEAEKLGAHAKIIEKDYIKENMGSFWSVAKGSVEDPYLVELSYFGEADKEAAPVVLVGKGITFDTGGISLKPGLNMDEMKFDMCGAATVISTFCAAVKLQLPINLIAVVATCENMPSGAANKPGDVVKSMKGLTIEVLNTDAEGRLILCDALTYAEQFKPKAVIDVATLTGACIVALGHDVSGVMGNNQDLIDSLLAASRNVDDKAWQLPLFETYKDQLKSNFADIPNIGTPGAGTITAATFLSYFTEDYPWAHLDIAGTAWKSGGEKGATGRPVPLLLNYLRNL
- a CDS encoding membrane protein; its protein translation is MMKTFKNIFSATILSAILPCAYAAGLPQSAVLHYSGSYGIPATMTFERSGNAYKIVSTIKVPLYNIRFESGGTVAGNTLHPAYYKDIRRGKLYAEAKFADGSVTYGKAGEGKTEQSPRAMDLFTLAWQLAANDAKLPPGLKITNGKKLYSVGGLNKTGTGTYSIGGAETEVVKYQVRRGDDTVSYFFAPSLHNIPAQIGYTDDGKTYTLKLKSAQIDGRPAKP
- the purN gene encoding phosphoribosylglycinamide formyltransferase, with protein sequence MKNIVILISGRGSNMQAIINAAIPNVRIAAVLSNSETAAGLQWAAERGIPTGSLNHKNFESRLAFDTAMMEKIDAYQPDLVVLAGFMRILTPEFCARYEGRLMNIHPSILPSFTGLHTHERALEAGCRVAGCTIHFVTAELDCGPIVSQGVVPILDGDTADDVAARVLAVEHRLYPKAVADFAAGRLIIEGNRVRNSENTDAARFLTA
- a CDS encoding GntR family transcriptional regulator, with protein sequence MNFENDDIIHAPTTSSLILEERHDSELFRVYALILDGITDQVLLPGKKLTESELCRQMVCSRNTVRGALSLLAHDKIVDLQPNRGAFVHVPDLKEMQDVFNARIEMETMILNILADLPDLETRLKPLYAMIRREEEASGRGDRVGWNRLSNAFHVELARLVGNDVLFDIMNTLCARSSLIVAVAGVHREEKHAINTHTHSEHREILDLLLAGRRNRVVKILRRHLGNCMERLEKTLED